The Phycisphaeraceae bacterium genome segment ACCTGGCGGGCGACGCGGTGCAGGCGGTGCCGCCCAGCCGGTCGTATCAGTTCCGCAAGTTCGTCCGCCGAAACCGGGTGATGGCGGGGGCCGTGAGCGCGGTGGCGGTCGCGCTGCTGCTGGGGGCGGGCGCGTTCGCCTGGCAGGCGCAGGTGGCACGCGAACAGCGTGACAAGGCCGTCGAAGCGCAGGCCTCGGCAGATCGCCAGCGCGATCGGGCCGTGCTCGCCGAGGCCGAGGCCAAGCAGCGCGCCGATGAACTGCAGCTCGTGGCCGACTTCCAGGCCGACATGCTGGCGCAGGTGGACCCCACCGAGGCCGGTCGGATGCTCTCCGCCGATGTGGCGGCGCGGCTTGCGGAGTCGCTGCGGAAGGCCGGTGCGGACGATGGCGCACGGGACGCCGCGATGCAGGCGTTCACGTCGCAGTGGGCCAACATCAACGCCACCGACGCCGCGCGCACGCTGATCGACGGCGTCATACTCAAGCCCGCGGCGGCGGCGATCACGGCCCGGTTCGCGGATCAGCCCGCGGTCGCCGCCCGTCTTCAGCAGGCGCTGGCGGAGCGGTATCACGGGTTCGGCATGTACGTCGAGGCCACGGCCCTGCTTCAGGCCGCGCTCGACACGCGCCGTCGCGTGCTGGGCGAGGATCATCCCGACACGCTGGAATCGCTCAACACGCTGGGGACGCTTCACCACGTCAGCGGGCGGTTGGCGGAAGCCGAGGCGGTCTACCGGGATTCGCTGGAGCGGTATCGGCGCGTGCAGGGCCCGGATCACCCGGACACCATCACCGCGGTCGGAAAGCTGGGCGCGCTCCTGTGGGAGATGGGCAAGCCCGAGGCGGCCGAGCAGTATCTGCGCGATGCGCTGGCCGGACATCGCCGCGTGCTGGGTGAGGAGCATCCCGAAACACTGCTCTCCATCAACAACATGGGCTTCGTGCTGCAGCAGCAGGGCAAGTTCGATGAGGCGGAGGCGCATTACCGCGAGGCGCTGGAGAAGTACCGCCGCGTGCTCGGGCCGGAACATCCGAACACGCTGGTGGCGCTGAACAACGTGGGCTATCTCCTTCAGGCGCAGAACAAGCTGGCCGAGGCGGAGCCGTTCTGGCGCGAGACGCTGGAGATCCGACGCCGCACGCTGGGCGAGGCCCACCCCGACACGCTCAACTCCATCAACAACATGGGGTACCTGCTGCAGATGCAGGGGAAGAACGATGAGGCGGAGCCCTACTGGCGCGAGGCGCTGGACGTGCGCCGACGCACGCTCGGGCCTGAGCATCCCGACACGCTGTGGTCGATGAACAACCTGGGCGGGCTGCTGGTGGTGATGGGGCGCCTGGATGAAGCCGATCCGCTGCTGGTCGAAGCGCTGAGCAAGCGTCGTGCGACGCTGGGTGAGGGGCACCCCAACACGTTGATGTCCGCCATCAACCTGGGCGGGCTGCGGGTGACGCAGCGGCGCTTCGCCGAGGCCCTGGCGGTCCTGGAGCCGATCGAGCCGCGGGCGCGCGACGTCTTCACAGGAGGCAATGCGCGGCGGCTGGTGTCGGTGCTGCTGTATCTCGGCAAGGCCCGCGCCGGGCTTGCCTCGGACAGCGCCGGCTATCAGGCCGCCGAAACCCGGCTGCTCGAGGCCCAGCAGTTGCTCGAATCGGCCCCCGGGGCGTCATTGCGGGACCGGCAGGAGTGCGCGAAGGCGCTGAGCGATCTCTACGAGTCGTGGCACGCGGCTGATCCCGGACAGGGGCATGACGCCAAGGCGGCGTCATGGCGCGACCGCTCCGGCGTCGAACAGGCACGGTGAATCACCGTCAGTCAGCCGATCGACGATCTCACATACCCGGCAGCCGATAGACGTTTCTCACTTCCCTCCGCTCCAACGGTAGCGGGAGAGCGTGGTTCCCGCCATGGAACTGTTGGCCGCGATGATCTGGCGCAGCGTCTGCTCGTTGAGTTCCGCCGGGTGGCCCTGCCAGCGGACGACCCAGTCGGCGCTGAGGACGAGGGCGTGCGGCCAGGCGTTGCCGTTCACGGCCTTCATGGTGCGGGTGGCGGGGTCGCTGGCGACGCTGAACTTGATCGACGCCGGGGCGATGTTGTACTTCGTCAGCCCGTCGCGGAAGGCCTGCGGCGTCTCGTTGGTGATGGCGATGATCTCCAGTGAGCCGCGGAATTTCTCCTGCAACTGGCTCATGTGCGGGAAGGACGCGCGGCAGGGGGGGCACCACGTGGCCGAGAAGTCGATGATCACCACCTTGCCCGTGAGGTCTGGTTGCGCGCTCACCCACGTCTCGGCGAACAGGGCTGGTCCCTTCTTGCCCTGGACGTTGGCGGCGCTCAGTCGCCCAGTGTTGTGAGGGGGCCACTCGATGTCGGACGTGTCCTTCAACTCCGGCGCCGGGCGCGGCTCGCCCTTCTTCTCCGGGTCGAATGCTTCATCAATCAACCCCTTCACCGCCTCGCGCAGGCCGTTGGGGTTCAGCCCGGCGTAACGGATGATGCCATGCCTGTCGATCACCACGTTGGCGGGCTTCCGGAAGAAACCGAACTCGTCGCAGAACTTGCCCTCGCGGTCGAGGATGATCGGCATGGTCATTTCGCGCTGCTTGAGGAACTTCTCCGCGGCATCCGCGCCGTCAGGCGTATGCAGCCCGATGACCACCACCTGCTCGCCGAAGGGTTTGAGCACGTTCTCCGCCCGCTCGATGGCGGCTCGGCCGGGGCTGTCCTTCGTCGTCCACGACTGCACCACGACCACCTTGCCTCGAAGGCCTTCCCACGACAGGGGCTTGTCGGTTTCCTTCCACTCCAGCCCGGTGGGCATCTCAGGCGCGGCGTAGCCGATGTTTTCATCGAGCAGACTCCGATCCAGATTGTCCATTTTCTCCAGCCACCGCGGATTCACTTCGGACTTCTTGTCGTCCTGCGCGAACGGCGCCGCGGCCAGACAAGACGCGACCAGTGCGGCGGGCAGCAGCGACAGAACCGGGATTCGTGAGGTCATGGAGTGAGTTCCCGTGGTGAGCAGCGGGGAATGAAAGGAACGAAGTGGTGGGGGAGTGGAGGACGCGAGGGCGTGGGCGCGAACACGCGGAACCGGGAGACGCGGATCGAATCGAGCAGCCGGACGGAGCGAACAAGACGATCAAAGTCCCAAACGGATGAGAACAGAGGCCGGGTGACTCGGTGATCCGCGTCTCCTGATCCCGCGCGGTTGCCGCCATGAATGCGAACAGGCGGGGCGTGCGGCAGGCAAACCATTGTGACGCGATGTCCCTCAAGGATATCCGTCACGCACTCCAGCAGATATCAACGCCGCCGGCGGGTTTTTGTTTCACATTCATCATGGGCAATCGAGCGGCCATTTCTCCACTCTCCGCCTCGGGTGGTTTCGGAGTGAGGGTGCTTCCTCATCGGCTCCGCTGCTCTCCATGTCTGAGCGGGATTCAGTCGGGGTGTTCCGGATCGGGTTCGATTGTGCGCCGTTCGATCTTGGCCTTGGGGCTGGTTGGGCCTATCCTCTTGGCCCGGTCTTCGTGAAGAAAGTCACGAAGTCGGACTCGATGTGTCCACCCGATTTCACGGGTGCAGTTGTCCTGACCTCGGTCCCAGTCCTCTGTCCCAGAGTTCCCGCCATGCCCACCACCGGCACGATCATTCAGGTCATCGGCTCCACCTTCGACGCCCAGTTCCCCGAGAGCGACCTGCCCGAAATCTACAACGCCGTGGAATGCCACATCGATGTGCGCGGCCAGAAGGTCCGCCTCGTCGGTGAGGTCGCCAAGCACCTGGGCGGCGGACAGGTGCGCTGCGTGGCCCTCGGCTCGACCGACGGCCTGCGCCGTGGCGACGACTGCACCGACACCGGATCGCCGGTTCAGGTGCCCGTGGGTGAAGAAGTGCTGGGACGCGTCTTCAACCTGCTCGGGGAACCCATCGACCAGCGCGGACCCGTCACCGCGAAGAAGCACGCTCCCATCCACAAGGCCCCGCCGGCCCTGACCGACCTGAACCCCAAGACCGAAATCCTCGTCACCGGCATCAAGGTCATTGACCTGCTCTGCCCGTTCGTTCGCGGCGGCAAGATCGGCCTGTTCGGAGGCGCGGGCGTCGGCAAGACCGTCATCATCCAGGAAATGATCGCCCGCGTGGCCCGCGAGTTCGGCGGCTACAGCGTGTTCTGCGGCGTGGGCGAGCGCACCCGCGAGGGCAACGACCTCTGGCTGGAAATGCAGGAGGCCGAGTACACCGACGAGAACGGCAACACCGCCCACGTGCTCGACAAGGTGGCCATGGTGTTCGGGCAGATGAACGAGCCGCCGGGCGCGCGTCTGCGCGTCGGGCTCTCCGGGCTGACCATGGCCGAGGAGTTCCGCGACGCCTCCGGCAAGGAAACCCTGATCTTCATCGAC includes the following:
- the atpD gene encoding F0F1 ATP synthase subunit beta, whose amino-acid sequence is MCPPDFTGAVVLTSVPVLCPRVPAMPTTGTIIQVIGSTFDAQFPESDLPEIYNAVECHIDVRGQKVRLVGEVAKHLGGGQVRCVALGSTDGLRRGDDCTDTGSPVQVPVGEEVLGRVFNLLGEPIDQRGPVTAKKHAPIHKAPPALTDLNPKTEILVTGIKVIDLLCPFVRGGKIGLFGGAGVGKTVIIQEMIARVAREFGGYSVFCGVGERTREGNDLWLEMQEAEYTDENGNTAHVLDKVAMVFGQMNEPPGARLRVGLSGLTMAEEFRDASGKETLIFIDNVFRFTQAGSEVSALLGRMPSAVGYQPTLSTEMGEMQERITSTSKGAITSVQAIYVPADDLTDPAPATAFGHLDAFVVLERKIAEKGIYPAVDPIASSSRILSQEVLGERHYRVARRVQGILQRYRDLQDIIAILGVDELSEEDKLTVARARKIERFLSQPFFVAEQFTGFKGIYTPLEETIDSFERLANGEGDDLPEGAFMYVGNLDAARAKAEKMKAEV
- a CDS encoding serine/threonine protein kinase is translated as MNSDRSDHSQPTADLPSSPAGDVTADMPPPAAAPVREGPGSRIGPYRILSQIGEGGFGVVFLAEQERPVARRVALKIIKLGMDTRQVVARFEQERQALALMDHPNIAKVFDAGATESGRPYFVMEFCPGEPIDAYCDRNRLTIEQRLDLFIQVCEAVQHAHTKAIIHRDIKPSNILVASRDGRLTAKVIDFGVAKATVSKLTEKTLFTEHRQFIGTPEYMSPEQAEGSQDIDTRTDVYSLGVLLYELLTGTTPFSGRELRSAGFAEILRIIREVEPPRPSTRLSSNTATLATVASQRQAEPTRIGSIVRGELDWIVMTAMEKDRARRYDTASALAQDVRRYLAGDAVQAVPPSRSYQFRKFVRRNRVMAGAVSAVAVALLLGAGAFAWQAQVAREQRDKAVEAQASADRQRDRAVLAEAEAKQRADELQLVADFQADMLAQVDPTEAGRMLSADVAARLAESLRKAGADDGARDAAMQAFTSQWANINATDAARTLIDGVILKPAAAAITARFADQPAVAARLQQALAERYHGFGMYVEATALLQAALDTRRRVLGEDHPDTLESLNTLGTLHHVSGRLAEAEAVYRDSLERYRRVQGPDHPDTITAVGKLGALLWEMGKPEAAEQYLRDALAGHRRVLGEEHPETLLSINNMGFVLQQQGKFDEAEAHYREALEKYRRVLGPEHPNTLVALNNVGYLLQAQNKLAEAEPFWRETLEIRRRTLGEAHPDTLNSINNMGYLLQMQGKNDEAEPYWREALDVRRRTLGPEHPDTLWSMNNLGGLLVVMGRLDEADPLLVEALSKRRATLGEGHPNTLMSAINLGGLRVTQRRFAEALAVLEPIEPRARDVFTGGNARRLVSVLLYLGKARAGLASDSAGYQAAETRLLEAQQLLESAPGASLRDRQECAKALSDLYESWHAADPGQGHDAKAASWRDRSGVEQAR
- a CDS encoding redoxin domain-containing protein → MTSRIPVLSLLPAALVASCLAAAPFAQDDKKSEVNPRWLEKMDNLDRSLLDENIGYAAPEMPTGLEWKETDKPLSWEGLRGKVVVVQSWTTKDSPGRAAIERAENVLKPFGEQVVVIGLHTPDGADAAEKFLKQREMTMPIILDREGKFCDEFGFFRKPANVVIDRHGIIRYAGLNPNGLREAVKGLIDEAFDPEKKGEPRPAPELKDTSDIEWPPHNTGRLSAANVQGKKGPALFAETWVSAQPDLTGKVVIIDFSATWCPPCRASFPHMSQLQEKFRGSLEIIAITNETPQAFRDGLTKYNIAPASIKFSVASDPATRTMKAVNGNAWPHALVLSADWVVRWQGHPAELNEQTLRQIIAANSSMAGTTLSRYRWSGGK